From Etheostoma cragini isolate CJK2018 chromosome 17, CSU_Ecrag_1.0, whole genome shotgun sequence, one genomic window encodes:
- the slc2a15a gene encoding solute carrier family 2 member 15a: MAEEVLISPSGKITSQLTSSLLAVAFLTSFGSSMLYGYNLAVVNSPAVYIKDFYNKTVVSRNGTGLSEDTLTLMYSLTVSVFAIGGLLGSLVVGMLVSRFGRKGTVVNTTVLVFIAGSFMGFSRICGSPEMIIIGRFITGIHSGISLSVVPMYLGEIAPKNLRGFLGLVPSIFIGTGVFAAQILGLHELLGKEEDWPLFLSVIVVPTFIQLMLLPWFPESPRYLLIEKHNVHATITALKWYRAKCNIQAEIEEMQEEQRSLSSVETLSVWKLLLDDTVRWQVLSVMVINVGMQLSGIDAIWFYTNDIFKNAGIPAPEIPYTTAGTGIIEIIAGLIGCFSIEKLGRRPLMIGGFAIMGICSAGITVALILQTHLSFMRYVSVGCVVGIIAGFCIGPAGVPFLITAELFKQSHRPAAYIVGGSLNWLSNFTVGFVFPFLQMSAGSYCYLVFGAICLSVAVYVYIVIPETKNKTFMEISRMFSKKEAVLETQGLIHVDHLKLKKMNGYGGVEHASLEFDSSS, from the exons CAACTGACCAGCTCTTTGTTGGCAGTGGCATTTCTAACCTCCTTCGGGAGCTCCATGCTTTATGGCTACAATCTGGCAGTGGTCAACTCCCCTGCTgtg TACATAAAGGATTTCTACAACAAGACAGTGGTGAGTCGTAATGGAACAGGACTCAGTGAGGACACCCTGACCCTCATGTACTCTCttactgtgtctgtctttgctATTGGAGGTCTGCTGGGCTCCCTTGTCGTAGGCATGCTGGTCTCTCGATTTGGCAG GAAAGGCACAGTGGTCAACACAACAGTGCTGGTGTTTATCGCTGGCTCATTCATGGGCTTCAGCAGGATTTGTGGTTCACCTGAGATGATCATCATTGGCCGCTTCATCACAGGAATTcactcag GCATCTCTCTGAGCGTAGTACCAATGTACCTCGGTGAGATAGCACCCAAGAACCTGCGGGGCTTCCTGGGGCTCGTGCCGAGTATCTTCATTGGCACCGGAGTCTTCGCCGCCCAAATCCTCGGCCTACATGAGCTTCTAGGAAAG GAGGAGGACTGGCCCCTCTTTCTTTCAGTGATAGTGGTACCCACCTTCATCCAGTTgatgctgttgccatggttccCAGAGAGCCCCAGGTACCTGCTGATCGAGAAGCACAACGTCCATGCCACCATCACAG cCCTGAAGTGGTACAGAGCAAAGTGTAACATCCAGGCTGAGATTGAAGAGATGCAGGAGGAGCAGCGCTCTCTGTCCTCAGTGGAGACGCTGTCGGTATGGAAACTGTTGCTGGATGACACGGTCCGCTGGCAGGTGCTCAGTGTGATGGTCATCAACGTCGGCATGCAGCTGTCTGGCATCGATGCT ATCTGGTTCTATACCAATGACATCTTTAAAAATGCGGGTATCCCAGCACCAGAGATCCCGTATACCACAGCCGGAACAGGAATTATAGAGATCATCGCTGGACTCATTGGG TGTTTCTCCATAGAGAAGCTGGGCAGGAGGCCTCTCATGATCGGGGGATTTGCCATTATGGGCATCTGCAGTGCTGGCATCACAGTAGCTCTCAttttacag aCTCACCTATCCTTCATGCGCTACGTGAGTGTCGGCTGTGTGGTCGGCATCATCGCTGGCTTTTGTATCGGTCCAG CGGGGGTTCCCTTCCTGATCACAGCTGAGCTGTTCAAACAGTCCCACCGTCCGGCGGCCTACATCGTCGGGGGATCACTCAACTGGCTGTCCAACTTCACTGTGGGCTTCGTCTTCCCTTTCTTACAG ATGTCAGCGGGGAGCTACTGCTACTTGGTGTTCGGCGCCATTTGTCTGTCCGTGGCCGTCTATGTCTACATTGTGATACCAGAGACCAAAAACAAGACCTTCATGGAGATCAGCCGGATGTTCTCTAAGAAGGAGGCAGTCCTAGAGACCCAGGGCCTGATCCATGTGGACCATCTGAAACTGAAGAAGATGAACGGCTATGGTGGTGTCGAACATGCTTCACTGGAGTTCGACAGTTCTTCATAA